In one Papio anubis isolate 15944 chromosome 11, Panubis1.0, whole genome shotgun sequence genomic region, the following are encoded:
- the CDHR1 gene encoding cadherin-related family member 1 codes for MKEGLDCSLGSKSPHASVPDKPEPTGGGVGVRGILWAAPQGGPSVHLGWGGGAPCCPVAGPDAGPSWCEAPSWCLGVRCLGVRLFCVLFPAQANFAPHFFDNGVGSTNGNMALFSLPEDTPVGSHVYTLNGTDPEGDPISYHISFDPSARSVFSVDPTFGNITLVEELDREREDEIEAIISISDGLNLVAEKVVILVTDANDEAPRFIQEPYVALVPEDIPAGSSIFKVHAVDRDTGSGGSVTYFLQNLHSPFAVDRHSGVLRLQAGATLDYERSRTHYVTVVAKDGGGRLHGADVVFSATTTVTVNVEDVQDTAPVFVGTPYYGYVYEDTLPGSEVLKVVAMDGDRGKPNRILYSLANGSDGAFEINETSGAISITQSPAQLQREVYELHVQVTEMSPVGSPAAQATVPVTIRIVDLNNHPPTFYGESGPQNRFELSMNEHPPQGEILRGLKITVNDSDQGANAKFNLQLVGPRGIFRVVPQTVLNEAQVTIIVENSAAIDFEKSKVLTFKLLAVEVNTPEKFSSTADVVIQLLDTNDNVPKFDSLYYVARIPENAPGGSSVVAVTAVDPDTGPWGEVKYSIYGTGADLFLIHPSTGLIYTQPWASLDAEATARYNFYVKAEDMEGKYSVAEVFITLLDVNDHPPQFGKSVQKKTMVLGTPVKIEAIDEDAEEPNNLVDYSITHAEPANVFDINAHTGEIWLKNSIRSLDALHNITPGRDCIWSLEVQAKDRGSPSFSTTALLKIDITDAETLSRSPMAAFLIQTKDNPMKAVGVLAGTMATVVAITVLISTATFWRNKKSNKVLPVRRVVRKRPSPAPRTIRIEWLKSKSAKAATKFMLKEKPPNENCNNNSPESSLPPRAPALPPPPSVAPSTGAAHWTVPTVSGSLTPQPTQPPPKPKTMGSPIQSTLISELKQKFEKKSVHNKAYF; via the exons ATGAAGGAGGGGTTGGATTGCTCCCTGGGCTCTAAGAGCCCACATGCTAGTGTCCCTGACAAGCCCGAGCCCACCGGAGGTGGAGTGGGGGTCAGGGGCATCCTCTGGGCGGCGCCCCAGGGGGGTCCCTCGGTGCACTTGGGTTGGGGAGGCGGAGCGCCCTGCTGCCCAGTAGCGGGACCTGACGCGGGACCGAGCTGGTGTGAAGCTCCCTCCTGGTGTCTGGGTGTCCGTTGTCTGGGTGTCCGTCTGTTCTGTGTTCTTTTCCCAGCTCAGGCCAATTTCGCCCCGCACTTCTTCGACAACGGGGTCGGCAGCACCAACGGAAACATGGCTCTGTTCAGCCTCCCAGAGGACACCCCTGTAG GCTCTCATGTATACACCCTGAACGGGACAGAcccagagggagaccccatctcctaCCACATCAGCTTTGACCCCAGCGCTAGAAGTGTCTTTTCTGTTGACCCCACTTTTGGAAACATCACCCTGGTTGAAGAGCTGGACAGAGAG AGGGAAGATGAGATTGAAGCCATCATCAGCATTTCTGACGGCCTGAATCTG GTGGCCGAAAAAGTCGTGATCCTGGTGACCGATGCCAATGACGAGGCGCCCAGGTTCATCCAGGAGCCTTATGTTGCCCTGGTTCCTGAG GACATACCTGCTGGGAGCAGCATCTTTAAGGTCCATGCGGTGGACAGGGACACAGGCTCTGGAGGGAGTGTCACCTACTTCCTGCAG AACCTGCACTCCCCATTTGCTGTGGACCGTCACAGCGGTGTGCTGCGCCTCCAGGCTGGGGCCACTCTGGACTACGAGAGGTCCCGGACGCACTATGTCACCGTGGTCGCCAAG GATGGCGGTGGGAGGCTTCATGGGGCTGATGTGGTGTTCTCAGCCACCACCACGGTCACGGTCAATGTGGAGGACGTTCAGGACACGGCCCCTGTCTTCGTGGGCACACCCTACTATGGCTATGTGTACGAGGACACCCTTCCG GGCTCGGAGGTACTGAAGGTAGTCGCCATGGATGGAGACCGGGGCAAACCCAATCGAATTCTCTACAGCCTTGCGAATG GGAGCGATGGAGCCTTTGAAATTAATGAGACATCTGGAGCCATCTCCATCACTCAGAGCCCGGCCCAGCTGCAGAGAGAGGTGTATGAGCTGCATGTACAG GTGACCGAGATGAGCCCTGTGGGGAGCCCAGCTGCCCAGGCCACTGTCCCAGTCACCATCAGGATTGTGGACCTCAACAACCACCCACCAACATTCTATGGAGAGAGTGGACCCCAAAACAGGTTTGAGCTGTCCATGAATGAGCACCCGCCCCAGGGAGAGATCCTGCGGGGCCTCAAGATCACCGTCAATGACTCCGACCAG GGAGCCAATGCCAAATTCAACTTGCAGCTGGTGGGGCCCAGGGGCATCTTCCGAGTGGTTCCACAGACAGTCCTGAATGAAGCCCAAGTCACGATCATTGTGGAGAACTCAGCTGCCATTGACTTTGAAAAGTCTAAAGTATTAACCTTCAAG CTCCTGGCTGTTGAAGTGAACACCCCGGAGAAGTTCAGTTCCACAGCGGATGTTGTGATCCAGCTCCTGGACACCAATGACAATGTCCCCAAGTTCGACTCCCTCTACTACGTTGCCAGGATTCCTGAGAATGCCCCAGGGGGCTCCAGCGTGGTGGCTGTCACA GCTGTGGATCCAGACACAGGACCCTGGGGTGAAGTGAAATATTCCATCTACGGGACTGGGGCAGACCT CTTCCTGATTCACCCATCCACTGGGCTTATCTACACCCAGCCCTGGGCTAGCCTGGATGCTGAGGCCACTGCCAGGTACAACTTCTATGTGAAGGCAGAGGACATGGAGGGCAAGTACAGCGTAGCTGAGGTGTTTATCACACTGCTGGATGTCAATGACCACCCCCCTCAGTTTGGAAAGAGCGTTCAGAAGAAGACGATGGTGCTAGGGACCCCAGTGAAAATTGAG GCCATAGATGAGGATGCAGAGGAACCTAACAACCTGGTGGATTATTCCATCACCCATGCAGAGCCGGCCAATGTGTTTGACATCAATGCCCACACGGGGGAGATCTGGCTCAAGAATTCCATCCGCTCCCTGGATGCCCTGCACAACATCACACCTGGAAGGGACTGTATATGGTCCCTAGAGGTGCAGGCCAAGGACCGGGGCTCCCCATCCTTCAGCACCACAGCCTTACTCAAGATTGACATCACAGATGCTGAG ACCCTTTCCCGGAGCCCCATGGCTGCCTTCCTGATACAGACCAAGGACAACCCCATGAAGGCCGTGGGTGTGCTGGCCGGCACCATGGCCACCGTCGTGGCCATCACTGTCCTCATCTCTACCGCCACCTTCTGGCGCAACAAGAAGTCTAACAAGGTCCTGCCAGTGCGGCGGGTGGTCCGCAAGCGGCCCAGCCCTGCGCCCCGCACCATCCGCATCGAATGGCTCAAGTCCAAGAGCGCCAAAGCCGCTACCAAGTTCATGCTCAAAGAGAAACCTCCCAATGAGAACTGCAACAACAACAGCCCAGAAAGCTCCCTGCCCCCGAGAGCTCCAGCTCTCCCTCCACCACCCAGCGTGGCACCCAGCACTGGTGCAGCCCACTGGACCGTGCCTACTGTCTCTGGCTCTCTCACCCCCCAGCCGACCCAACCCCcaccaaaacccaaaactatggGAAGCCCCATCCAGTCAACTCTGATCTCTGAGCTCAAGCAAAAGTTTGAGAAGAAGAGTGTGCACAACAAAGCTTACTTCTAG